The Micromonospora sp. M71_S20 genome window below encodes:
- a CDS encoding MFS transporter, with protein sequence MTLTRGGPARARGGTPAHRFYSVVVFVLLASLDNVAIGLVPPLYGPISAAFDVPQRLLGLVTAVSFLASAVAAVGWAYVGDRANRKPLLMVGTLIWALGTGGSAVAVNYPAFLAAQIVAAVGLGAVGSVGFSVVTDLISPRRRGLVMSFWGLSQGVGTLAGTLVGGLLGAADWRRPFLLLTVVGLAATLAYLFTYDIRRGQSEPELADALATGAEYDYRISRADLPRILGRRTNRWLILQGLTAQAAFGSLVWLPVLFAERAEDQGYSAATAVVVGSVFATLFQLGGVLSIVGGLVGDALQRRTPRGRALVAAVGILAALPFYLVLFFVPIRIDVPDGAGAGSVVRAVLASVFTEPTVGLSLLTAVVALALTSANSPNWFALIADVNPPEHRGTVYSLGNLVNGVGRAAGNGLVGVAFHGLRAAFPPPLNYAVGLAAFQLFFIPTGVMYWLASRTSPGDIGDVRDLLHDRAERL encoded by the coding sequence ATGACCTTGACCAGGGGCGGGCCGGCGCGGGCCCGGGGCGGGACGCCCGCGCACCGGTTCTACAGCGTCGTGGTCTTCGTGCTGCTCGCCTCGCTGGACAACGTGGCGATCGGTCTGGTGCCCCCGCTGTACGGGCCCATCTCCGCCGCCTTCGACGTGCCGCAGCGGCTGCTCGGCCTGGTCACCGCCGTGAGCTTCCTGGCCAGCGCGGTGGCCGCGGTGGGCTGGGCGTACGTGGGTGACCGCGCGAACCGCAAGCCGCTGCTGATGGTCGGCACGCTGATCTGGGCGCTCGGCACGGGCGGCAGCGCGGTCGCGGTGAACTATCCCGCCTTCCTGGCCGCGCAGATCGTGGCGGCGGTCGGGCTGGGCGCGGTCGGTTCCGTCGGCTTCTCGGTCGTCACCGACCTGATCTCGCCCCGCCGCCGAGGGCTGGTGATGAGCTTCTGGGGGCTGTCCCAGGGCGTCGGCACGCTGGCCGGCACGCTGGTCGGCGGGCTGCTCGGGGCGGCCGACTGGCGACGGCCGTTCCTGCTGCTGACCGTGGTCGGCCTCGCGGCGACCCTCGCCTACCTGTTCACCTACGACATCCGGCGCGGGCAGAGCGAGCCGGAGCTGGCTGACGCGCTCGCCACCGGCGCCGAGTACGACTACCGGATCAGCCGGGCGGACCTGCCGAGGATCCTGGGCCGGCGCACGAACCGCTGGCTGATCCTCCAAGGCCTCACCGCCCAGGCGGCCTTCGGGTCGCTGGTCTGGCTGCCGGTGCTCTTCGCCGAGCGGGCCGAGGACCAGGGCTACTCCGCCGCCACCGCCGTGGTCGTGGGCAGCGTCTTCGCCACGCTGTTCCAGCTCGGCGGGGTGCTCTCCATCGTGGGCGGGCTGGTCGGCGACGCGCTGCAACGGCGTACGCCCCGGGGCCGGGCGCTGGTCGCGGCGGTCGGCATCCTCGCGGCGCTGCCGTTCTACCTGGTGCTCTTCTTCGTGCCGATCCGCATCGACGTGCCGGACGGCGCCGGCGCCGGTTCGGTGGTGCGGGCGGTGCTGGCCAGCGTGTTCACCGAGCCGACGGTCGGGCTGAGCCTGCTCACCGCCGTGGTGGCGCTGGCGCTCACCTCGGCCAACTCGCCGAACTGGTTCGCCCTGATCGCCGACGTCAACCCGCCGGAGCACCGGGGCACCGTCTACAGCCTCGGCAACCTGGTCAACGGCGTCGGCCGGGCGGCCGGCAACGGGCTGGTCGGGGTGGCCTTCCACGGCCTGCGGGCGGCCTTCCCGCCGCCGCTGAACTACGCCGTCGGGCTGGCGGCCTTCCAGCTCTTCTTCATCCCGACGGGCGTCATGTACTGGCTGGCCTCGCGGACCTCGCCGGGCGACATCGGCGACGTGCGGGACCTGCTGCACGACCGCGCCGAGCGCCTGTAG
- a CDS encoding DUF5925 domain-containing protein gives MRTTPEADEAPGTGIPSMLQYDDADTPCDVIDALVLADFVTGRHPWSHTVRLSRVRPDAPLTAPDGRLLRTAVENRQKSRLLAGDGWTARVVTWKGRGAEVTVTAVSEEVGRATLDRIVDGAAEPEDPGAGRIGFWHQNPRRGSQRDVRAIAAPEWAAIRPNYAAAARGALDELMATTPERLSGRLVLLHGAPGTGKTTALRALARQWHDWCQVDAVLDPDVLFADTAYLSEVAVGDEDGEQGTGRRWRLLILEDCDELIRGEAKQAAGQALSRLLNLTDGLLGQGRDVLVAITTNEDLSRLHPAVVRPGRCLARIEVGPLSYEEATGWLGTAAGVPPQGATLAELYALRAGTPAAPAAPPAIGGYL, from the coding sequence ATGCGAACCACCCCCGAAGCGGACGAGGCGCCCGGCACCGGCATTCCCTCGATGCTCCAGTACGACGACGCGGACACCCCCTGCGACGTCATCGACGCGCTCGTCCTGGCGGACTTCGTCACCGGCCGGCACCCGTGGTCGCACACCGTCCGGCTCTCCCGGGTGCGCCCCGACGCGCCGCTGACCGCCCCGGACGGGCGGCTGCTGCGCACGGCGGTCGAGAACCGGCAGAAGTCCCGCCTGCTGGCCGGCGACGGCTGGACGGCCCGGGTGGTCACCTGGAAGGGGCGCGGCGCGGAGGTGACGGTCACGGCGGTCTCCGAGGAGGTGGGTCGCGCGACCCTCGACCGGATCGTCGACGGCGCCGCCGAACCGGAGGATCCGGGCGCCGGCCGGATCGGCTTCTGGCACCAGAACCCCCGGCGGGGCAGCCAGCGCGACGTACGCGCCATCGCCGCGCCGGAGTGGGCGGCGATCCGGCCGAACTACGCAGCGGCGGCCCGCGGCGCGCTCGACGAGCTGATGGCGACCACCCCGGAGCGCCTCTCCGGCCGACTGGTGCTGCTGCACGGGGCGCCCGGGACGGGAAAGACCACCGCGCTGCGCGCCCTCGCCCGCCAGTGGCACGACTGGTGCCAGGTCGACGCCGTGCTCGACCCGGACGTGCTCTTCGCGGACACGGCGTACCTGTCCGAGGTGGCGGTCGGGGACGAGGACGGCGAGCAGGGGACGGGCCGCCGGTGGCGGCTGCTCATCCTGGAGGACTGCGACGAGCTGATCCGGGGCGAGGCGAAGCAGGCCGCCGGGCAGGCGCTGTCCCGGCTGCTCAACCTGACCGACGGGCTGCTCGGGCAGGGGCGCGACGTGCTCGTCGCGATCACCACGAACGAGGACCTGTCCCGGCTGCACCCGGCGGTGGTCCGCCCGGGGCGCTGCCTGGCCCGGATCGAGGTGGGCCCGCTGTCGTACGAGGAGGCGACCGGGTGGCTGGGCACGGCGGCGGGGGTGCCGCCCCAGGGCGCCACCCTCGCCGAGCTGTACGCGCTGCGGGCGGGCACGCCGGCCGCGCCCGCCGCCCCGCCCGCGATCGGCGGCTACCTCTGA
- the xylB gene encoding xylulokinase, with the protein MPIVAGVDSSTQSCKVVVRDAETGALLRQGRAPHPDGTEVDPAAWWAALGAAVDAAGGLADVAAVSVAGQQHGMVCLDEAGDVVRPALLWNDTRSAGAAAELVEEAGGGETGRRFWAEAVGSVPVASFTATKLRWLARHEPERAARVAAVCLPHDWLTWRLAGAPGLAALRTDRGDASGTGYWSPATGDYRLDLLERAFGRRPHVPTVLGPAEPAGAVRPDALRGLPADGAVLGPGTGDNAAAALGVGAGPGDVVVSIGTSGTVFSVADAPAADASGAVAGFADATGRFLPLVCTLNAARVLDAAASMLRVDLDELAALALSAPAGADGLVMVPYLEGERTPDRPLASGAVHGLTLRTSTAAHLARAAVEGLLCALADGLDALVAQGATVRRVILVGGGARSAAVRRIAPQVLGVPVVVPPPGEYVADGAARQAAWVALGGAAPPTWSVHGTEEYAAAPVPAIRERYAAAREHFLDRVDAVAG; encoded by the coding sequence ATGCCGATCGTCGCGGGGGTCGACTCCTCGACCCAGTCCTGCAAGGTGGTCGTCCGGGACGCGGAGACCGGCGCCCTGCTCCGGCAGGGCCGGGCGCCGCACCCGGACGGCACCGAGGTCGACCCGGCGGCGTGGTGGGCCGCGCTGGGCGCGGCGGTCGACGCCGCCGGCGGGCTGGCCGACGTGGCGGCGGTCTCCGTCGCCGGCCAGCAGCACGGCATGGTCTGCCTCGACGAGGCGGGCGACGTGGTCCGGCCCGCGCTGCTGTGGAACGACACCCGTTCCGCCGGGGCCGCCGCCGAGCTGGTCGAGGAGGCCGGCGGCGGGGAGACCGGCCGTCGCTTCTGGGCGGAGGCGGTGGGCAGCGTGCCGGTCGCCAGCTTCACCGCCACGAAGCTGCGCTGGCTGGCCCGGCACGAGCCGGAGCGCGCGGCCCGGGTGGCGGCGGTCTGCCTGCCGCACGACTGGCTGACCTGGCGGCTGGCCGGCGCGCCGGGACTGGCGGCGCTGCGCACCGACCGGGGCGACGCCAGCGGCACCGGCTACTGGTCCCCGGCCACCGGCGACTACCGCCTCGACCTGCTGGAACGCGCGTTCGGCCGGCGGCCGCACGTGCCGACGGTGCTCGGCCCGGCGGAGCCGGCCGGCGCCGTACGCCCCGACGCCCTGCGGGGCCTGCCCGCCGACGGGGCGGTGCTCGGCCCCGGCACCGGGGACAACGCCGCCGCCGCGCTCGGCGTCGGCGCCGGCCCGGGCGACGTCGTCGTCTCGATCGGCACCTCCGGCACCGTCTTCAGCGTCGCCGACGCGCCGGCCGCCGACGCGAGCGGCGCGGTCGCCGGCTTCGCCGACGCCACCGGCCGCTTCCTGCCGCTGGTATGCACGCTCAACGCGGCCCGGGTGCTCGACGCCGCCGCGTCGATGCTCCGGGTCGACCTGGACGAGCTGGCCGCGCTGGCGCTCTCCGCCCCCGCCGGCGCGGACGGGCTGGTCATGGTGCCCTACCTGGAGGGCGAGCGGACGCCCGACCGGCCGCTGGCGTCCGGGGCCGTGCACGGGCTGACCCTGCGCACCTCGACGGCGGCCCACCTGGCGCGCGCCGCCGTCGAGGGGCTGCTCTGCGCCCTCGCCGACGGTCTCGACGCGCTCGTCGCCCAGGGCGCCACGGTCCGCCGGGTGATCCTGGTCGGCGGCGGCGCCCGCTCGGCGGCCGTACGCCGGATCGCGCCGCAGGTCCTCGGGGTGCCGGTGGTCGTCCCGCCGCCCGGCGAGTACGTCGCCGACGGCGCCGCGCGGCAGGCCGCCTGGGTCGCCCTGGGCGGCGCGGCGCCCCCCACGTGGTCCGTCCACGGCACCGAGGAGTACGCCGCCGCCCCCGTTCCCGCCATCCGGGAGCGGTACGCCGCAGCCCGCGAGCACTTCCTCGACCGGGTCGACGCCGTGGCGGGGTAA
- a CDS encoding LacI family DNA-binding transcriptional regulator, whose amino-acid sequence MTKIDDVARLAGVSTATVSRALRGLPTVSAATRRRVLAAAEQLEYAVSPSASRLAGGRTGTVAVVVPRITRWFFGTVVEAVEDILQQAGYDLLLYNLGGREQVRQRVLRTANLHKRVDAIMLVATPLRPADLTALTKLKLPGVTISSGTVVPGWPCVRIDDVGVAWTATRHLLDLGHRRIAHISGDPDDELAYTTHLDRRRGYRQALRDAGMVPDPGLDVESQFTISGGTRATEELLRRGDPPTAIFAACDEMAMGAMTALRDAGLRVPQDVSVIGVDDHDLASVLGLSTIAQPAAEQGRLATRILLDPLHGRALPPGSNPYLDTPGSPVILPTRLIVRESTAPPRAH is encoded by the coding sequence GTGACGAAGATCGACGATGTCGCACGCCTGGCCGGGGTCTCCACCGCCACCGTCTCCCGGGCGTTGCGCGGGCTGCCGACGGTCTCGGCCGCGACCCGGCGCCGGGTGCTCGCGGCGGCCGAGCAACTGGAGTACGCCGTCTCGCCGAGCGCCTCGCGGCTGGCCGGCGGGCGCACCGGCACGGTCGCCGTCGTGGTCCCCCGGATCACCCGGTGGTTCTTCGGCACCGTCGTCGAGGCGGTCGAGGACATCCTCCAGCAGGCCGGCTACGACCTGCTGCTCTACAACCTCGGCGGGCGGGAGCAGGTCCGGCAGCGGGTGCTGCGCACCGCCAACCTGCACAAGCGCGTCGACGCGATCATGCTGGTCGCCACGCCGCTGCGGCCCGCCGACCTGACCGCCCTGACGAAGCTGAAGCTGCCCGGGGTGACCATCAGCTCCGGCACGGTGGTGCCCGGCTGGCCCTGCGTACGCATCGACGACGTGGGCGTCGCGTGGACCGCCACCCGGCACCTGCTCGACCTGGGGCACCGGCGGATCGCCCACATCTCCGGCGACCCGGACGACGAACTGGCCTACACCACCCACCTCGACCGGCGGCGCGGCTACCGGCAGGCGCTGCGCGACGCCGGGATGGTCCCCGATCCCGGCCTCGACGTGGAGTCGCAGTTCACCATCAGCGGCGGTACGCGGGCCACCGAGGAACTGCTCCGGCGCGGCGACCCGCCGACGGCGATCTTCGCGGCCTGCGACGAGATGGCGATGGGGGCGATGACCGCGCTGCGCGACGCCGGCCTGCGGGTGCCGCAGGACGTCAGCGTGATCGGCGTCGACGACCACGACCTGGCCAGCGTCCTCGGGCTGAGCACGATCGCCCAGCCGGCGGCGGAGCAGGGCCGGCTCGCCACCCGGATCCTGCTCGACCCGCTGCACGGCCGGGCCCTGCCGCCGGGGAGCAACCCCTATCTCGACACGCCGGGGTCACCGGTGATCCTGCCCACTCGGCTGATCGTGCGTGAATCGACCGCACCGCCCCGGGCACACTAA
- the xylA gene encoding xylose isomerase: MAPRPTPADKFSFGLWTVGWQARDPFGDATRPELDPVEAVHRLAELGAYGITFHDDDLVPFGADAAARDRHVARFRKALDETGLVVPMVTTNLFTHPVFKDGGFTSNDRDVRRYALRKVLRNVDLAAELGARTFVMWGGREGAEYDLAKDVRAALDRYREAVDLLCQYVVDSGYDLRFAIEPKPNEPRGDILLPTVGHALAFISTLARPELVGLNPEVGHEQMAGLNFAHGIAQALWQGKLFHIDLNGQRGVKYDQDLVFGHGDLLNAFALVDLLEHGGPGGVPAYDGPRHFDYKPSRTEDMTGVWASAEANMRTYLLLKERAAAFRADPEVAEALAASRVADLGTPTLAPGEGYVDLLADRSAFEEFDVDTAAAKGFGFVRLNQLAVEHLLGAR; encoded by the coding sequence ATGGCACCCCGTCCCACCCCCGCCGACAAGTTCTCCTTCGGCCTCTGGACGGTGGGCTGGCAGGCCCGCGACCCGTTCGGCGACGCCACCCGCCCCGAGCTGGACCCGGTCGAGGCGGTGCACCGGCTCGCCGAGCTGGGGGCGTACGGGATCACGTTCCACGACGACGACCTGGTGCCCTTCGGCGCGGACGCCGCCGCCCGCGACCGGCACGTGGCCCGCTTCCGCAAGGCGCTCGACGAGACCGGCCTGGTGGTCCCGATGGTGACCACCAATCTCTTCACCCACCCGGTCTTCAAGGACGGCGGCTTCACCAGCAACGACCGCGACGTCCGGCGGTACGCGCTGCGCAAGGTGCTGCGCAACGTCGACCTCGCCGCGGAGCTCGGTGCCCGCACCTTCGTGATGTGGGGCGGCCGGGAGGGCGCCGAGTACGACCTCGCCAAGGACGTCCGGGCCGCGCTGGACCGCTACCGGGAGGCCGTCGACCTGCTCTGCCAGTACGTCGTCGACTCCGGCTACGACCTGCGCTTCGCCATCGAGCCCAAGCCGAACGAGCCGCGCGGCGACATCCTGCTGCCCACCGTCGGGCACGCCCTGGCCTTCATCTCCACCCTGGCCCGCCCCGAGCTGGTCGGGCTCAATCCGGAGGTGGGGCACGAGCAGATGGCCGGCCTGAACTTCGCCCACGGCATCGCCCAGGCGCTCTGGCAGGGCAAGCTGTTCCACATCGACCTCAACGGCCAGCGCGGCGTCAAGTACGACCAGGACCTCGTCTTCGGCCACGGCGACCTGCTGAACGCGTTCGCCCTGGTCGACCTGCTGGAGCACGGCGGTCCCGGCGGGGTGCCCGCCTACGACGGCCCCCGGCACTTCGACTACAAGCCCTCGCGCACCGAGGACATGACCGGCGTCTGGGCGTCGGCGGAGGCGAACATGCGCACCTACCTCCTGCTCAAGGAGCGGGCGGCGGCGTTCCGGGCGGACCCGGAGGTCGCCGAGGCGCTGGCCGCGAGCCGGGTCGCCGACCTGGGCACGCCGACGCTGGCGCCGGGAGAGGGCTACGTCGACCTGCTCGCCGACCGTTCCGCGTTCGAGGAGTTCGACGTCGACACCGCCGCCGCGAAGGGCTTCGGCTTCGTCCGGCTCAACCAGCTCGCCGTCGAGCACCTGCTCGGCGCCCGCTGA
- a CDS encoding glycoside hydrolase family 13 protein, translating into MNSNPTHHQDTPAGPATGWWTRATIYQVYPRSFADSDGDGIGDLPGITARLDHLVELGVDALWLSPFYPSPQADAGYDVADYRDVDPLFGTLADADRLIAEAHSRGLRVIVDLVPNHTSSAHRWFAAALAAAPGSPERDRYIFRDGRGPDGAQPPNDWQSVFGGPAWTRVTEADGRPGQWYLHLFDSGQPDLNWDNPEVREEFLEVLRFWLDRGVDGFRVDVAHGLIKQADLADWQEPQEILSGQEIDKPRPPMWDQEGVHEIYRDWRRLLDGYPDERILVAEAWVEPAERLARYVRPDEMHQAFNFEYLLAAWTAPAQYAVITRSLEATDAVGAPTTWVLSNHDVVRHASRLGLPMTGKRPNGIGIGDPQPDTALGLRRARAATLLMLALPGSAYLYQGEELGLPEHTTMPDEARQDPTWARGGHTERGRDGCRVPIPWEADAPSYGFGPTDASWLPQPSLWAEYALDRQRDTPGSTYELYRTALRLRREHGLGEGTLEWLASGDEVLSFRNGALTVLTNFGDAAVPLPAGSELVHASAPLDADGAVPTDVTVWVRPA; encoded by the coding sequence CTGAACAGCAACCCGACGCACCACCAGGACACGCCCGCCGGCCCGGCCACCGGTTGGTGGACCAGGGCCACCATCTACCAGGTCTATCCGCGCTCCTTCGCCGACTCCGACGGCGACGGGATCGGCGACCTGCCCGGCATCACCGCCCGCCTGGACCACCTCGTGGAACTGGGCGTGGACGCGCTCTGGCTGTCGCCGTTCTATCCGTCCCCGCAGGCCGACGCCGGGTACGACGTGGCCGACTACCGCGACGTGGACCCCCTCTTCGGCACCCTCGCCGACGCCGACCGGTTGATCGCCGAGGCGCACTCGCGCGGGCTGCGGGTCATCGTCGACCTGGTGCCCAACCACACGTCGTCGGCACACCGGTGGTTCGCCGCGGCGCTCGCCGCCGCCCCCGGCAGCCCGGAGCGCGACCGCTACATCTTCCGCGACGGCCGGGGGCCGGACGGCGCGCAGCCCCCGAACGACTGGCAGAGCGTCTTCGGCGGGCCGGCCTGGACCCGCGTCACCGAGGCCGACGGCCGCCCCGGCCAGTGGTACCTGCACCTGTTCGACTCCGGTCAGCCCGACCTCAACTGGGACAACCCCGAGGTGCGGGAGGAGTTCCTGGAGGTGCTCCGGTTCTGGCTGGACCGCGGCGTCGACGGCTTCCGCGTCGACGTGGCGCACGGCCTGATCAAGCAGGCCGACCTGGCCGACTGGCAGGAGCCGCAGGAGATCCTCTCCGGTCAGGAGATCGACAAGCCGCGCCCGCCGATGTGGGACCAGGAGGGCGTGCACGAGATCTACCGGGACTGGCGGCGCCTGCTGGACGGCTACCCGGACGAGCGGATCCTGGTCGCCGAGGCGTGGGTCGAGCCGGCCGAGCGGCTGGCCCGCTACGTCCGCCCGGACGAGATGCACCAGGCGTTCAACTTCGAGTACCTGCTGGCCGCCTGGACCGCCCCCGCCCAGTACGCGGTGATCACCCGCTCGCTGGAGGCCACCGACGCCGTCGGCGCCCCGACCACCTGGGTGCTGTCCAACCACGACGTGGTCCGGCACGCCTCCCGGTTGGGGCTGCCGATGACCGGCAAGCGGCCCAACGGCATCGGCATCGGCGACCCGCAGCCGGACACCGCGCTCGGCCTGCGCCGGGCCCGGGCGGCCACGCTGCTGATGCTCGCCCTGCCCGGCTCGGCCTATCTCTACCAGGGCGAGGAGCTGGGCCTGCCGGAGCACACCACGATGCCCGACGAGGCCCGGCAGGACCCGACCTGGGCGCGCGGCGGGCACACCGAGCGGGGTCGCGACGGCTGTCGGGTGCCGATCCCGTGGGAGGCCGACGCCCCGTCGTACGGCTTCGGGCCGACCGACGCGAGCTGGCTGCCGCAACCGTCGCTCTGGGCGGAGTACGCCCTGGACCGGCAGCGGGACACGCCCGGCTCGACGTACGAGCTGTACCGGACGGCCCTGCGGCTGCGCCGCGAGCACGGACTCGGCGAGGGCACGCTGGAATGGCTCGCCTCCGGCGACGAGGTGCTCTCGTTCCGCAACGGCGCGCTGACCGTACTGACCAACTTCGGCGACGCCGCCGTGCCGCTGCCCGCCGGGTCCGAGCTGGTGCACGCCAGCGCCCCGTTGGACGCCGACGGCGCCGTGCCCACCGACGTGACGGTCTGGGTCCGCCCGGCCTGA